A genome region from Natronosalvus rutilus includes the following:
- a CDS encoding S8 family serine peptidase: MSEDTSHHIDRRTVLRTAGAAGAASLLPFSGTATADTDTSVLDGLLDTASDVLQEVIVVFDDAESVGLLSDLDLQAGLVEYEVLPMAYTALTGDQLSTVADWDAVRRVTKAVELEFYNDDSREATGADVVQSDFGYDGSSVDTVVIDSGFSGPHPDFDGRLESNWQWVDDPLGDPDPDWIDLGAGADTDDLGHGTHCAGIVAGDGSASDGQYRGMAPGARVSVYSTNEAVYLPFVVGAWDHVLARADDPDDDFDPDVVSNSYGVARDVRYNPNDPVNVASWEAFQRGIVPVFAAGNDGPDPDTLSRFAKAPHVLGVAATRDDEHVTDFSSRGRTPDEDRETNYDRRKALRNLEKFHAAMTRGQYVVDTESWAGEVGPTGTGSDYYEWVAPNNADVLELDLSLTPDGEQITLTVLQGSKDGEEVAQLGEELVYQHQTLTTDVEGGETYWIEVEPATNVVVTYEIALEAFEQLGEPYRYRPVGLYRPGVATPGNAVMSTVGPTDALDALEPDDELYYSPMTGTSMACPAAAGICALVIDAARKNGHDWSPADVIYTVEAQARDAHTAYTPWNAGTGFVDAPSAVRRAAAGDFAKHNEVELVDPDTPETLEVAGAREDDGSAFTAGQTNRVDVAVESVSHEATVRDVVLAEWSVDEAHGDVERVEEDGDVQYVYFGTAVPGETATFTYFAEAPAETGTYTFGPSEANAAKTDDDWVAFGEADDNTVLGVET; encoded by the coding sequence ATGTCAGAGGACACGTCACACCACATCGACCGACGCACAGTACTCAGGACCGCCGGCGCCGCCGGCGCAGCGTCGTTGCTCCCGTTTTCGGGAACGGCGACAGCCGACACGGACACGTCGGTGCTCGACGGACTGCTCGACACCGCGAGCGACGTGCTCCAGGAGGTGATCGTCGTCTTCGACGACGCCGAATCGGTCGGGCTCCTGTCGGACCTTGACCTGCAGGCGGGCCTCGTCGAGTACGAGGTGCTCCCGATGGCCTACACCGCCCTGACCGGCGATCAGCTCTCGACGGTCGCCGACTGGGACGCGGTTCGGCGGGTCACCAAGGCCGTAGAACTCGAGTTCTACAACGACGACTCTCGCGAGGCGACGGGCGCTGACGTGGTCCAGTCTGATTTCGGCTACGACGGCTCGTCGGTCGATACCGTCGTCATCGACTCGGGCTTTTCCGGCCCGCACCCCGACTTCGACGGTCGACTCGAGTCGAACTGGCAGTGGGTCGACGATCCGCTGGGCGATCCTGATCCCGACTGGATCGACCTCGGTGCCGGCGCGGACACCGACGACCTGGGGCACGGCACCCACTGCGCCGGCATCGTCGCCGGTGATGGGTCGGCGAGCGACGGGCAATACCGCGGGATGGCTCCCGGGGCCCGCGTGTCGGTCTACTCGACCAACGAGGCCGTCTACCTCCCGTTCGTCGTGGGCGCGTGGGATCACGTGCTGGCCCGGGCGGACGACCCCGACGACGACTTCGATCCCGACGTGGTGTCGAACTCCTACGGCGTCGCTCGCGACGTGCGGTACAACCCGAACGACCCCGTCAACGTCGCGTCCTGGGAGGCGTTCCAGCGTGGAATCGTCCCCGTCTTCGCGGCGGGCAACGACGGCCCCGACCCGGATACCCTCTCGCGGTTCGCCAAAGCGCCGCACGTGCTCGGCGTGGCGGCCACCCGCGACGACGAGCACGTCACCGATTTCTCCTCGCGCGGACGAACGCCGGACGAGGACCGCGAGACCAACTACGACCGCCGAAAAGCCCTGCGAAACCTCGAGAAGTTCCACGCCGCGATGACCCGGGGACAGTACGTCGTCGACACCGAGTCGTGGGCGGGCGAAGTCGGCCCTACAGGTACCGGCAGCGACTACTACGAGTGGGTCGCGCCGAACAACGCGGACGTCCTCGAACTCGACCTCTCGCTGACGCCAGACGGCGAGCAGATCACACTGACCGTCCTCCAGGGTTCGAAAGACGGCGAGGAAGTCGCCCAACTCGGCGAGGAGCTGGTCTACCAGCACCAGACGCTGACGACGGACGTCGAGGGCGGCGAGACCTACTGGATCGAGGTCGAACCCGCGACCAACGTCGTAGTCACCTACGAGATCGCCCTCGAGGCGTTCGAACAGCTCGGCGAACCGTATCGGTACCGACCGGTTGGCCTCTATCGACCCGGCGTCGCGACCCCGGGCAACGCCGTGATGAGTACGGTCGGCCCGACGGACGCGCTGGACGCGCTCGAGCCGGACGACGAACTCTACTACTCGCCGATGACGGGGACGAGCATGGCCTGCCCGGCCGCGGCTGGCATCTGTGCCCTGGTGATCGACGCCGCGCGCAAGAACGGCCACGACTGGTCGCCCGCCGACGTCATCTACACGGTGGAAGCCCAGGCCCGCGACGCCCACACCGCCTACACCCCGTGGAACGCCGGTACCGGCTTCGTCGACGCACCGTCGGCCGTTCGGCGAGCGGCGGCCGGCGACTTCGCGAAGCACAACGAGGTCGAACTGGTCGACCCTGACACGCCCGAAACGCTCGAGGTGGCGGGTGCTCGCGAGGACGATGGGTCGGCGTTCACCGCTGGCCAGACCAACCGCGTGGACGTGGCTGTCGAGTCGGTCTCACACGAAGCGACGGTGAGGGACGTCGTCCTCGCCGAGTGGTCGGTCGACGAGGCACACGGCGACGTCGAGCGCGTCGAGGAAGATGGCGACGTGCAGTACGTCTACTTCGGAACCGCGGTCCCGGGCGAGACGGCCACGTTCACCTACTTCGCGGAAGCGCCGGCGGAGACGGGGACGTACACCTTTGGCCCGAGCGAGGCGAACGCAGCCAAGACGGACGACGACTGGGTCGCGTTCGGTGAGGCCGACGACAACACCGTATTGGGCGTGGAAACCTGA